DNA from Candidatus Eisenbacteria bacterium:
GCTCGCGCAGCACCCGCTGCGCGATGTCGTCCTGCACCGCGAAGATGTCCTCGAGGGTGCGGTCGTAGGTCTCCGACCACAGGTGAAAGCCGTCCGCGACCTTTACCAGTTGCACGCCGATGCGGACCCGGTTGCCCGCCTTGCGCACGCTGCCTTCCAGCACCGTCGCCACGCCCAGCGCCCGGCCCACCTCGGCCACCGCGGCCCCCTTGCCCTTGAATGCGAAGGACGACGAGCGCGCCGCCACGCGCAGCCCGCGGATCTTCGCCAGCACGTTCAGGAGTTCCTCCGCCAGCCCGTCGGAGAAGTACTCGTTCTCCTCGTCGCGGCTCATGTTCACGAACGGCAGCACCGCGATGGAGGGCAACTCCTCCGCCCCCGTCTTCGCGGGGGCGGGCCCGCCCCGCTCCAGCGTCCGCTTGAGCCGGTGCAGTTCATTGTGCACTTCGAGCGCCGACGGAAACCGGCCGCCCGGATCCTTGGCGAGGCACCGGTCCACGATGCGCTCCAGTTCCCCGGGCAGTCCCTCGCGGACGGTGCCGAGCGGCGCGGGCGCGTCCCTCAGTATCGCCGAGCTCACGTCCGCCGGGGTGTCCCCCCTGAAGGGCCGGTGCCCGCAGGTCAGCTCGTACAGCACCACGCCAAGCGCAAAGAGATCGGTGCGCGCGTCCGACGGCTCGCCCCGCACCTGCTCCGGCGCCATGTACGGCACCGTGCCCACGACCTGGCCGGCCGAGGACACCGGCGAGTCCAGAGTCAGCGCCAGGGTCGCGTCCAGTCCCGCGTGGGAATCGGCCAGCTTGGCGAGGCCGAAATCGAGGACCTTGACCCGCCCTTCGCGGGTCACCATCACGTTCGCCGGCTTGAGGTCGCGGTGCACCACGCCCTTCGCGTGCGCCGCCGCCAGCGCGTCGGAGAGCGCGAGCGCGAGCTCGACGACGCGCGCCACCGGCAGCCCGCCCGGGGTCACCAGCCGGTCGAGGGTCTGGCCCTCCACGAGTTCCATGGTGAGGAACCGGTGGTCCCCGGCCGCCTCGATGGAGTGCAGCACCACGATGTTCGGATGGCTCAGCCCGGCCACGGTGCGCGCCTCTCGCTCGAAGCGAGCCAGCCGTTCGGCGTCGAGCGCGAAGGCCGCGGGCAGCACCTTGAGCGCCACGTCGCGCCCCAGCCTCGTGTCGCGAGCCCGGTACACCTCGCCCATGCCGCCCGCGCCCAGCGGGCCGGCGATCTCGTAGGGGCCGAGCCGGGTTCCGGGATCCAGGTTCATCGCGTCTCCATCGCTCTCATCCCCCTACTTCCTCCGGATCTCGGAAGTCCACCCCTGCACCACCGTGAACGTGGCCAGCGCACCGCTCTCCTCGGGCACGTTCATCAGGAAGCGCTGGCCGTCGGCGCTGGGGGCGATCCGGTTCCGGATGATGTTGCCGCCGGCGGCGGGGCGCTCGAAGAGCCGCACCGGGATGCC
Protein-coding regions in this window:
- a CDS encoding protein kinase — encoded protein: MNLDPGTRLGPYEIAGPLGAGGMGEVYRARDTRLGRDVALKVLPAAFALDAERLARFEREARTVAGLSHPNIVVLHSIEAAGDHRFLTMELVEGQTLDRLVTPGGLPVARVVELALALSDALAAAHAKGVVHRDLKPANVMVTREGRVKVLDFGLAKLADSHAGLDATLALTLDSPVSSAGQVVGTVPYMAPEQVRGEPSDARTDLFALGVVLYELTCGHRPFRGDTPADVSSAILRDAPAPLGTVREGLPGELERIVDRCLAKDPGGRFPSALEVHNELHRLKRTLERGGPAPAKTGAEELPSIAVLPFVNMSRDEENEYFSDGLAEELLNVLAKIRGLRVAARSSSFAFKGKGAAVAEVGRALGVATVLEGSVRKAGNRVRIGVQLVKVADGFHLWSETYDRTLEDIFAVQDDIAQRVLRELRTTLLGGEPDSNASGEAKAEVAAAAKGRGGSGEAHRLFLQGRYLVNRLVRNDVARGIDCLRQAIDADAGHALAWACLAWAHSLEAAAGFAPVLEANTRAREAALRSLALEPNLSEGHLALGTVQLWYDWDWSSADASYRRALALAPGNAEVLRSAGLLAYDLGRMDEALDLCRRAIEQDPLAVSSYAFYGRVCRGADLPAEAERAFRKALEISPDSASCRALLALSLAAQGRMDEALSEARNDKEDWARLYAQAVIHHAAGRAAESDRALRDLVERCASDAAYQVAIVHAVRGETESSFEWLERAYAQRDSGLAIMKPEPLLRSLHADPRWAAFMTKMGLAG